One Lysinibacillus fusiformis genomic window carries:
- the rpsJ gene encoding 30S ribosomal protein S10 has translation MAKQKIRIRLKAYDHRILDQSAEKIVETAKRSGASVSGPIPLPTEKSVYTILRAVHKYKDSREQFEMRTHKRLIDIVNPTPQTVDALMKLDLPSGVDIEIKL, from the coding sequence ATGGCAAAACAAAAGATTCGTATTCGTTTAAAAGCGTATGATCACCGTATTTTAGATCAGTCTGCTGAGAAAATTGTGGAAACTGCAAAACGTTCAGGTGCAAGTGTATCAGGTCCGATTCCACTTCCAACTGAGAAGTCTGTGTACACGATTCTTCGTGCTGTTCACAAGTACAAAGATTCTCGTGAGCAATTCGAAATGCGTACGCATAAACGTCTGATCGATATCGTTAACCCAACACCACAAACTGTTGATGCGTTAATGAAACTTGATTTACCATCTGGCGTTGATATCGAAATCAAACTTTAA